A region of Saccopteryx leptura isolate mSacLep1 chromosome X, mSacLep1_pri_phased_curated, whole genome shotgun sequence DNA encodes the following proteins:
- the LOC136386244 gene encoding melanoma-associated antigen B4-like, translated as MPRGQKSKLRAREKRRQNKAEPQGPESGQATAAEKEEAACSSSSVFGEASLGSTGAVSLQVSPSALDTTGATAGVSCKRSEVKARGCVQKSKNAPQASTSTELCDPDLLSKKVRMVMKYLLSQYQLKKPIRKAEMLKIVHKWYKKDFPEILRRVTEQLDLIYGLELKEDKPNGTVYSLSETPGTSSLNKCWRYPIKGILMLLLGVIFLNGKCASEAEFWKYLNLMGVYDGEEHFIYGEPRNLITQDLVQEEYMVYQQVPFSDPPRYEFLWGPRAEAEISTLKVLKFLAKLNDSDVTDFPILYARALKQEQERAQTRAQAASTYMAGPPSEDSGSSSTTSSCVPHPE; from the coding sequence ATGCCTCGTGGTCAGAAGAGTAAGCTCCGTGCTCGTGAGAAACGCCGCCAGAACAAAGCTGAGCCCCAAGGACCTGAGAGTGGTCAGGCCACtgcagcagagaaagaagaggctgcttgctcttcctcttctgttttcgGGGAAGCCTCCTTGGGCTCCACTGGTGCTGTCTCTCTGCAGGTGTCTCCAAGTGCTCTAGACACCACTGGTGCCACTGCAGGGGTTTCATGCAAAAGATCTGAGGTAAAAGCCAGAGGCTgtgttcagaaaagtaaaaatgccCCCCAGGCCTCAACTTCCACTGAGTTGTGTGACCCGGATCTTCTAAGCAAGAAGGTGAGAATGGTGATGAAGTACCTGCTTTCTCAGTATCAACTGAAGAAGCCCATTAGAAAGGCAGAAATGCTGAAGATAGTCCACAAATGGTACAAGAAGGATTTTCCTGAGATCCTCAGGAGGGTCACTGAGCAATTGGATCTGATCTATGGCCTAGAATTGAAAGAAGACAAGCCCAACGGTACTGTCTACAGCCTTTCCGAAACTCCAGGTACTAGCAGTCTTAACAAGTGCTGGAGATATCCTATAAAAGGAATTCTGATGCTTCTACTCGGTGTGATCTTCTTGAATGGCAAGTGTGCCTCTGAAGCAGAGTTCTGGAAATATCTAAATCTCATGGGCGTCTATGATGGAGAGGAACACTTTATCTATGGGGAGCCCAGAAATCTTATCACCCAAGATTTGGTGCAGGAAGAATATATGGTGTACCAGCAGGTGCCCTTCAGTGATCCTCCACGTTATGAGTTCCTGTGGGGACCAAGAGCCGAAGCTGAGATCTCCACATTGAAAGTGCTCAAGTTTTTGGCCAAGCTCAATGACTCTGACGTCACTGACTTTCCAATTCTGTATGCAAGGGCTTTGAAACAGGAGCAAGAGAGAGCTCAAACCAGAGCCCAAGCTGCATCCACATACATGGCTGGCCCTCCTTCCGAGGACAGTGGGAGCTCCAGTACCACATCTAGCTGCGTCCCACACCCTGAGTGA
- the LOC136386245 gene encoding melanoma-associated antigen B2-like, whose amino-acid sequence MPRGQKSKLRAREKRRQNKAEAQGLDSVQAAAREEEEAACSSSSVFGEASLSSTGAVSLQVSPSAPDTTGATAGVSCKRSGKAKGRVQRSKNAAQASASTECFAPDLLTQKAILLVDYLLGQYQLKKPIRKAEMLKVVRKWYKKDFPEILKRAIRHMDLIYGLELKEDKPNGNVYSLVEPPGAGSLNKFWRFPIKGILMPLLGLIFLNGNYASEEEIWEFLNIMGVYEGEYHFVFGEPRKLIMQDLVQEEYLLYLQVPYSDPPCYEFFWGPRAEAEITKMKVLEFLAKFNDSIITDFPLLYEEALQEEQERAQTRAQAASTSTAGPPSEASGSSSTASSFVPHPE is encoded by the coding sequence ATGCCTCGTGGTCAGAAGAGTAAGCTCCGTGCTCGTGAGAAACGCCGCCAGAACAAAGCTGAGGCCCAAGGTCTTGACAGTGTTCAGGccgctgcaagagaggaagaagaggctgcttgctcttcttcttctgttttcgGGGAAGCCTCCTTGAGCTCCACTGGTGCTGTCTCTCTGCAGGTGTCTCCAAGTGCTCCAGACACCACTGGTGCCACTGCAGGGGTTTCATGCAAAAGATCAGGAAAAGCCAAAGGCCGTGTTCAGAGAAGTAAAAATGCCGCCCAGGCCTCAGCTTCCACTGAGTGCTTTGCCCCAGATCTTCTAACCCAGAAGGCGATTCTGCTGGTAGACTACCTGCTAGGTCAGTATCAACTGAAGAAGCCCATTAGAAAGGCAGAAATGCTGAAGGTAGTCCGCAAATGGTACAAGAAGGACTTTCCTGAGATCCTCAAGAGAGCCATTAGGCACATGGATCTGATCTATGGCCTAGAATTGAAAGAAGACAAGCCCAACGGGAACGTCTACAGCCTTGTTGAACCTCCAGGCGCTGGCAGTCTTAACAAGTTCTGGAGATTTCCTATAAAAGGTATTCTGATGCCTCTGCTGGGTTTGATCTTCTTGAATGGCAACTACGCCTCTGAGGAGGAGATCTGGGAATTCCTGAATATTATGGGTGTCTATGAGGGAGAGTATCACTTCGTCTTTGGGGAGCCCAGGAAGCTTATCATGCAAGATTTGGTGCAGGAAGAATATCTACTGTACCTTCAAGTGCCCTACAGTGATCCTCCATGTTATGAGTTCTTCTGGGGGCCAAGAGCAGAAGCTGAGATCACCAAGATGAAAGTGCTGGAGTTTTTGGCCAAGTTCAATGATTCTATCATCACTGACTTTCCACTCCTATATGAAGAGGCTTTGCAAGAGGAGCAAGAGAGGGCTCAAACCCGAGCCCAAGCTGCATCCACATCCACGGCTGGCCCTCCTTCCGAGGCCAGTGGGAGCTCCAGTACCGCATCTAGCTTCGTCCCGCACCCTGAGTGA